A single Vigna radiata var. radiata cultivar VC1973A chromosome 8, Vradiata_ver6, whole genome shotgun sequence DNA region contains:
- the LOC106771001 gene encoding tetraspanin-6 — MYRFSNTVIGFLNLFTLLASIPIIGAGLWMARSSITCENFLQTPLLVIGFVVLVVSLAGFIGACFHVACALWLYLVVMLFLIAALMGLTIFGFGVTSKGGGVEVPGRVYKEYHLQDYSPWLRKRIQDPRYWSTIRSCILGSKTCEKLASWTPLDYMQRDMSPIQSGCCKPPTACTYNMAAMMMTQDPDCYRWNNAPNLLCYECDSCKAGVLEDIRGNWHKLSVLTVTMLVLLIGIYSIGCCAFRNTKRAETDYPYGENRMTKVRPRWDYHCWRWLHDRREQLY, encoded by the exons ATGTATAGGTTCAGCAACACAGTGATCGGGTTCTTGAACTTGTTTACACTTTTAGCATCCATACCAATAATTGGAGCAGGTCTATGGATGGCAAGGAGCAGCATAACCTGTGAAAATTTTCTCCAAACCCCTCTTTTGGTTATAGGATTTGTTGTGCTGGTGGTATCACTAGCAGGCTTCATTGGTGCATGCTTTCATGTGGCATGTGCACTATGGTTGTACTTGGTGGTCATGTTGTTCCTCATAGCAGCACTGATGGGTTTGACCATATTTGGTTTTGGTGTGACTAGCAAGGGTGGTGGTGTTGAGGTGCCTGGAAGGGTTTATAAGGAGTATCATCTTCAGGATTACTCACCATGGCTGAGGAAGAGAATACAGGATCCTCGCTATTGGAGCACAATCAGAAGCTGTATTTTGGGGTCTAAAACTTGTGAAAAGCTTGCCTCTTGGACCCCTCTTGATTACATGCAGAGAGATATGTCTCCAATACAG TCTGGATGTTGTAAGCCACCAACTGCTTGCACTTACAACATGGCAGCAATGATGATGACACAAGACCCTGATTGCTACAGGTGGAACAATGCCCCCAATTTGCTCTGCTATGAGTGTGATTCTTGTAAAGCTGGTGTGCTTGAAGACATAAGAGGGAATTGGCACAAGCTCTCGGTTCTCACTGTCACCATGCTTGTGCTTCTCATAGGAATTTATTCCATTGGCTGTTGTGCTTTCAGAAACACAAAAAGAGCTGAAACGGATTATCCCTATGGTGAAAACAGGATGACCAAAGTTCGACCCAGATGGGATTACCATTG
- the LOC106772664 gene encoding serine carboxypeptidase-like 27, translated as MTGYSSRFYLVLLWSICGVVSLASPIEDQKRDRITQLPGQPKNVGFAQYSGYVTVNEQSGRALFYWLVEAPVSRGPKSRPLVLWLNGGPGCSSIAYGASEEIGPFHIRPDGRSLYSNPYAWNKLANILFLDSPAGVGFSYSNKTTDLYTFGDQKTAEDAYTFLVNWFERFPQYKHREFYIAGESYAGHYVPQLGQIVYQKNKGIQNPVINFKGFMVGNAVTDDYHDYIGTFEYWWTHGLVSDSTYRMLKVACNFGSSQHPSVQCMQALRVANMEQGNIDPYSVYTQPCNNTASLRRGLKGRYPWMSRAYDPCTERYSDLYFNRPEVQKAFHANVTGIPYAWKACGDIVGNYWTDSPLSMLPIYQELIPAGVRIWVYSGDTDAVVPVTATRYSIDALKLPTIINWYPWYDSGKVGGWSQVYKGLTMVTVRGAGHEVPLHRPRQAFILFSSFLQNKSMPTTS; from the exons ATGACGGGTTATTCTTCAAGATTCTATCTTGTTTTGCTTTGGTCAATTTGTGGAGTGGTTTCTTTGGCTTCCCCCATTGAAGATCAGAAGAGAGATAGAATTACCCAGCTGCCAGGACAGCCAAAGAATGTGGGGTTTGCTCAGTATTCTGGCTATGTGACTGTGAATGAGCAAAGCGGGAGAGCACTGTTTTACTGGTTGGTGGAGGCACCAGTGAGTCGTGGGCCAAAGTCAAGGCCACTAGTTTTGTGGCTCAATGGTGGCCCCGGTTGTTCCTCTATTGCTTATGGTGCATCTGAAGAAATTGGTCCTTTTCACATTAGGCCTGATGGAAGGTCGCTTTACTCTAACCCTTATGCTTGGAACAAGT TGGCAAATATACTGTTTCTCGATTCCCCTGCTGGTGTTGGTTTTTCATATTCGAATAAAACAACAGATCTGTATACATTTGGTGACCAGAAAACAG CTGAAGATGCATATACTTTTCTTGTTAATTGGTTTGAAAGATTTCCTCAGTATAAGCACAGAGAATTCTACATTGCTGGAGAGAGTTATGcag GTCACTACGTTCCTCAGTTGGGTCAAATTGTTTACCAGAAAAATAAGGGAATCCAGAATCCAGTCATAAATTTTAAGGGATTTATG GTTGGTAATGCCGTTACTGAtgattatcatgattatattggcACATTTGAATATTGGTGGACCCATGGTTTGGTTTCGGATTCCACGTATAGGATGCTAAAAGTTGCCTGCAATTTTGGGTCCTCTCAGCATCCATCAGTGCAATGCATGCAGGCTCTGAGAGTTGCAAATATGGAGCAGGGAAACATTGATCCATACAGCGTTTATACTCAGCCTTGTAACAACACAGCATCACTCAGACGCGGCTTGAAGGGTCGCTAT CCATGGATGTCTCGAGCATATGATCCCTGTACTGAAAGGTATTCTGATTTGTATTTCAACCGTCCAGAAGTTCAGAAGGCATTTCATGCCAATGTAACTGGGATTCCTTATGCATGGAAAGCATGCGG TGATATTGTTGGGAACTATTGGACTGATTCTCCATTATCTATGCTTCCTATATATCAAGAACTTATCCCTGCTGGTGTCCGAATATGGGTTTACAG TGGAGACACTGATGCCGTGGTTCCAGTGACTGCTACTCGATATTCAATTGATGCCTTGAAGCTACCTACCATCATCAATTGGTACCCTTGGTATGACAGTGGCAAG GTTGGTGGTTGGAGTCAAGTTTATAAAGGGTTGACAATGGTTACAGTAAGAGGTGCTGGACACGAGGTTCCTCTTCATAGGCCCCGACAAGCATTCATTCTTTTTAGTTCATTCTTGCAGAACAAGTCGATGCCAACTACAAGTTAG